In the Zingiber officinale cultivar Zhangliang unplaced genomic scaffold, Zo_v1.1 ctg132, whole genome shotgun sequence genome, taaatcaccattaatgagtttaatgtcgccattaatgtcgagatgttacgaaatcaccattaatttcatattaatactTCCGTTACACTATTGAGCAGGTAGCAAAAAGAGATTCAGGTTGTAAAAATATTAGTTTATTCACTTGGATAAATCTTACCTCGATCAGTCCGACATTCAACGCGCGCATGTCGTATTCGTACACtagtcaaccttggttcagtaTAATCCGGACCCTAGATTTACATCACCCCTGCACActagagagtctctccccatataTATGTTTATAACATTAATGCATGAGCCATAATTTAAATCAACAATAAAGTCAAAAGACTTCTAATATGGAACTAACAACTCATGCACAATAAAATCTCTTCGTCTTCACCTCTTtgttccattcacatttccaacacttgtaacaTGTGACAAGCATAGATGTCTTAGAAAAAGCATCCATTACTAACAGAAGTATAGGACGGCATACTGAAACTGCATCTATTGGAAGGAAGTAATAATTACAGAGCAAAAACTATGACTAgatagtgaaaaaaaaaaacaaactagtGTATGCTAAAATATAAAGTAATATTTGGTAAAGCATAATTATTCTATATGTTGATGTATGCTAAGTGGCAGATTTTGGTAATACTTTGCTTGCCAAAATATATCATTATTTAGAGTGTGCTAAATTTCTTTTTGATAGTTACATTTgtggttcttctccatcttgtttgATCAAGTAGAAAGATCATATATTGGAAATTTGTATCTGACAGTTGAGCTTGGGCAAAAAGGAAATATTCAGCAGTTCATCTCTAAGTACAACAGAGGTCCTTGATATTTTTTGATGTAGCCAATTATCTCTCTTCTTTTGCTAGACGTCTGCACATAATTTCCTTGATTGGTACGTACTTACATTCTTAAATTTTGTAAAGTAGAAAGACATTTAAGTATATTCTGTGTTTTGTATTTTCGAGGAAGTTTGGTAAACTCATTTGCTACCTTATCACATTGTAACCATAATATTTAGGCGTTTTCTTCAACAATTAGCATCAGGAGGACAAGTTAAGTATTGTGGTGATTGTTACTCTTCTTTGTTTGTACAAGATTTGTGGTACGTTTTTGACATTAACAAATAGGAGATTCAGGAAACCATCGAGCTACCATTAAACTTTCATGAGATGTACAAGCAAATTGGTATAGATCCACTAAGAGGTGTGCTTATCTATTGTACACTGGGTACAAGCAAAACCATGCTCACCAAGGTTGACTCATCATAAaattgctatttttttttaaaaaaaagagttgTTGGTTCTGAATTTCTTCAGaagcttttgggtgattgtgCTTTTAGTAAAATACAACAACAATAATTAAATCTTAATCTTATCCCATTATGTGCTTCTGCAACTATACTCATAGATGAGGTTGTTGCTATCTCCAAAGCCCATTTCAATTCGCGAACTGGAGCTGACAGGGGAGTTCAGTGGATCCTCTCGGAGCTCTTGAATCAGGTACAATAAAAATCAACCACGAAGTATCAACTCTACTTTGCTACCCCAAACTATCCTACTTTCTATTGATTGCTTGTTATGGCTCATGTATTGTCCTAGCTAGTTATTTAACTGTCTAAGCACGCGTTAATAAACTTAATTCCCTAGAATCCATACGAGGTATCTGCTTTCTTTCACAGGCACGAAGAATCATAAACACGCATTCCCTATAAGCTTTATAAGCTTTCACTTAGTTCCTGAAGAATCAAGAATCTTCAAACCACTGATTGTGCAAAAATCTTCAAACCACGATAGAACTCCAAGTGGGCCCTAGAATAAACACCGTTCTCGTAGCCACGTCGAGACGTGCTGCAGCAACTCATCATGATCTCACGTTTAAAGCGGATTCATAGTCGATTTTTGCCAACAACCGTGTTCGGTGAATTTATGTTGGTACCGTATTACTATGAAGCAGAAATATCATCAATAAGTTGTCTAGTAATTAGAAGCAAGTTCTTGTTTTGGTCTGCTGCTGGTTTGATTCTGGCCCGGACCAGCAGCAATTGAGTTGGCTACCTGTCCCGGGACGCAAGTAGGTGGATTTCAACTACTCAACCCACCATAATAACCAGTCCTGGGGATGGGTGCACTCATTAGTAGTGCACTGCTGGCAGTGGTGCCCGCCCATCTTCATCCGGGATCGTGTTATCCTACTTGACATGAGCCCAGACATGAGTGACCCGTAGCTATACCAGCCTAAGTCCGGGCCATTGGACTGCTACTCTACTAGCACCCTCATCTCACTGGACTAGAATGGCAGATCAGTTTATATCCCACGTTAAACAGAGAGTAAATACCAGGAGCGTATGGATAGAGTGTAGGGGAAGTTATTGTTCGGATGGGGGCCACGCTACTCtcattcagatttttttttaaaattttatttaccttTTTTTATTCATCCTTTTTAAGATCTTAGATGGTTAAACTGAAAACATATTATTTCAAGGGCCTCatctaaaatatatataaaaaaatataaaaataaaaatataaaaatttcttgTCTTTGACTAAAAAATGCTTActtgaattaactaaatttatagatttttccGTGTCGAGATAATAAATTATACTTGAAGGGTTCTTTGGGAAGTTTTTTCCTTCATGCTATTGCTGCTGCCCATAAGTTATGCTTGAGTATAAGCACACTGTCGGCGTTGGATCCCCGGCCCTTTTGTTGCGGAAGAAAGAGGGTGCGGTTGGCCGAGAACAGCACTGACGGGAGAGCTTCAATGGAGCTTGATGCGGTTTCGGTGTGCGATCTCGGGATATGGGAAGGGGAGGAACTCTGATTCACTCTCGGTGTTTCGACGGGGCCGTAGAGGCGTGGTCTTGAAGCAATGCCCTTGTTTTCCTCCAGTGATCTCTCGGTTTTCACACACCCAGCTTCGATTTCAGCTCCTCCGTTTCTTAGTCGAATGCCGTACGTTCGCCGGCGGTTGATCTTGGTCTGTTGGATGTAGCGGAAGTTTTGGAGATTTGAGGACGAATTCGTTGTAGAACGAACGCCTTCGAGTTCCCGACGGATTTTAGATTCGAGTGGAGAAGTTTAATGATTGAGTTCGATTACAGATCTGTCCCTCCGGAGCTCCGAGTTCTTACACTCTGGTGAGTAATATCCAAGTGTCGTTGACTATTTTGCACTTTACTAAAATCGACTTTATCTTGTTTTTCTGCGGAAGAACTTCTTGCGGATTTCCTCTGCATGGATGATGATTGCTTAGAAAACATAATTAATGAGAATAATGAGACCTTATTATACTCAATGAAGTTGAATCGGGTAAGATTTGAGATTATAGATTAATATTTTAAGTTGCTCTGTGGGTTCTTAATTAAGTACCTACTTCTGGTTTTCTTGTCACTGTGTAATAATTTGTTTAGTGCTTTAATTGGTGGGTCTGGTGTGAGCCAGGCTGGGCATGTAATGCCAACCATTAATTACTATAGTGTTGGCTTCCTTCTCCATAGCTCCATGCTTTTCTCTTCGGTTGGTGAAGAGGTTAagcagagaagagaaaagaggaaTGTGCTTCTGCGTTGCTTTGATAAGGGTATTAAAAGTACGGAGCTTTTTTCTTTTGATCAAGTATCTTTTGTGTTTTTTCCTAATGTCCATTCCAGTGTACTTGATTTTCGTGTTTCCTCTGAACATTGAGTAGGCTTCCTCTGGGGATTTCGTTGTTTCCTCTTGTTCTCATGACCATTAAATCAAACATTGACTCTGGAGGTGTTTTTTTTCATCCTTGTTCAGAAGCGATGGAGCTTTGTATCATGGTCTAATTCTGAAAATGATTGTGGCATCTTAGCAGTTAAtgcagaaaattttgaaaaaaaacataTGGAATGAAAAAAAGATGAACATTAATTGATAGTTGAGAGATGGTTGGCACTTGCTGTAGTCCCCTTCTGAACAATGACCGGGATACAACTGGTTGTTGTGGTCATTAAACAACTTGCAGAAATAGCAAATGCTTTCCAGAAAATAGATACAATTTATGCTAGTAATATCACGTTGAATGGCATTAATATCATAGAGATCCTAATTCGTGTCCACATTGACTTGGTAGTCATATATTAGTCTTTTAAATGCAATTGCAGTCAATCATGGTCTGTTACTTCTAACATTTGGTCAGAAATCTTGTTCTGTTCTTTCTACTTTTCCTTTGAATAATGTTTGATGaaaaaagaaattaattttattCTACTTATTTCAAGCGTATGATTCTCATATCTTTTTTCCCCCTTCAATGCAGAAGGACAGAAGAACTCCATAAACTTGACTACTCAGTTTACTTGTGGGATGCTATGTTTTCCCTTTCCCTAACCTAGTATTTTTCTAATGGAccgatttatgatttttatatcaATTCCTTTATCTTTTCTTGTACTTTCCCTACCATTTGCCATTGCTGATTTAAGGTCTGATGAGCAGGCACTTATAGACTTTGCTAATTCTGTCCCTCATGGCCGTAATCTAAACTGGACTTCTCATAATCCAATTTGTTCCTCGTGGGTTGGAGTAAGATGCACACCTGATAATACTCGCGTGCGTAGTCTCCGGCTGCCAGCCATTGGGCTTTTTGGCACAATCCCCCCTAATACTCTTAGTAGACTTGATGCCCTTGAAGTCTTAAGTCTTCGTTCTAACCGCCTAATCGTACATCTTCCTCCCGATGTTCCATCCATTCCTTCGTTGCATTCTCTGTTCCTTCAACATAACAATTTATCTGGAATTATACCTTCTTCATTATCTTCCAACCTGACATTTCTGGATCTTTCCTACAATTCCTTTGCAGGAGAAATTCCACCCACTGTCCAGAACCTTAATCATCTTAGTGCATTGCTTCTTGAGAATAACTCATTGTCTGGACCAATCCCGAATCTTCAACTTCCCAGGCTTAGGCATCTGAATCTGAGTAATAACAACCTTAGCGGCCCCATACCATTATCCCTCCAAACGTTCACAGCTGAGTCTTTTCTGGGTAATCCTTTTCTCTGTGGATCTCCTTTATCACCTTGCTCTGGAGTATCTCCTCCAGT is a window encoding:
- the LOC122036078 gene encoding probable inactive receptor kinase At5g58300 — encoded protein: MDRFMIFISIPLSFLVLSLPFAIADLRSDEQALIDFANSVPHGRNLNWTSHNPICSSWVGVRCTPDNTRVRSLRLPAIGLFGTIPPNTLSRLDALEVLSLRSNRLIVHLPPDVPSIPSLHSLFLQHNNLSGIIPSSLSSNLTFLDLSYNSFAGEIPPTVQNLNHLSALLLENNSLSGPIPNLQLPRLRHLNLSNNNLSGPIPLSLQTFTAESFLGNPFLCGSPLSPCSGVSPPVSPARRKRSFWQKLSTGAIIGIAAGGAVLLLLLVIVVFLCFFRRKRGDGDRESKGKGSLGARSEKPEEYSSSVQEAEKNKLSFFEGCAYNFDLEDLLRASAEVLGKGNYGTTYKAVLEDGTTVVVKRLKEVIIGKREFEQQMELLGRVKPHPNVVPLRAYYYSKDEKLLIYDYVPSGNFSSLLHGMLLKFLSLGW